The Lacrimispora xylanolytica genome has a segment encoding these proteins:
- a CDS encoding ABC transporter substrate-binding protein: protein MKKKMFLTMAAVCAIAVATAGCTAKKNKTESASETQTAAKQVTTEQTAESQSLASDKSSGLPFTYFAYDADGTSHEQKVEKAPQKIITNNQTSTELLLKLGLGDRIIATVLKDNPTTEDLAAAYDAIPVLADKRDISKEKVVGMEPDIVVGRVKSFTPETLGSVSDLNDMGIAAYTQESTRMDQEITMESIIEDIKNIGKIFEKEEQAEKLADDLTTRLAKTEERLKSIEGEPLKVLLMVNYKDGAFGGYGKNASLQNDLLKRLHAENILEKGGSALSAENLISMDPDVIVYVLGTHNEENDKNAVESMLSNDVIKSVKAIENKKIITVEYNELMGGGYRTFDCMEALADFLYPEAAKQ, encoded by the coding sequence ATGAAAAAGAAAATGTTTTTAACTATGGCAGCCGTTTGTGCAATTGCTGTCGCAACCGCAGGCTGTACCGCCAAAAAAAATAAAACAGAATCTGCGTCTGAGACACAGACAGCTGCAAAACAGGTAACGACGGAGCAGACAGCAGAGTCACAGTCTTTGGCCAGTGATAAGTCTTCTGGTCTTCCGTTTACATACTTTGCCTATGATGCAGACGGAACCAGCCATGAACAAAAGGTAGAAAAAGCGCCTCAGAAGATAATAACCAACAATCAGACAAGCACGGAGCTTTTATTAAAACTTGGACTTGGCGACCGTATCATAGCGACTGTATTAAAGGACAATCCTACCACAGAGGATTTGGCTGCCGCTTACGATGCGATTCCTGTATTGGCGGACAAGCGAGATATATCCAAGGAAAAGGTAGTAGGTATGGAGCCTGATATTGTAGTGGGAAGAGTAAAATCCTTTACCCCCGAAACTCTTGGTTCTGTCAGTGACTTAAATGATATGGGCATTGCCGCCTATACCCAGGAGTCTACCCGAATGGATCAGGAAATTACAATGGAGTCTATTATAGAAGATATCAAAAACATTGGTAAGATCTTTGAGAAAGAAGAGCAGGCAGAAAAGCTGGCGGATGACCTCACCACACGCCTTGCTAAGACAGAAGAGCGTTTAAAATCCATTGAGGGAGAGCCATTAAAGGTACTTCTTATGGTAAATTATAAGGATGGAGCCTTTGGCGGCTATGGAAAAAATGCCTCCCTTCAAAATGATCTCTTAAAACGTCTTCATGCCGAGAATATATTGGAGAAAGGCGGGAGCGCCCTGTCCGCAGAGAACTTAATCTCCATGGATCCTGATGTCATTGTTTATGTCCTGGGGACCCATAATGAAGAAAATGATAAGAACGCAGTGGAGTCCATGCTTTCCAATGATGTGATTAAAAGTGTAAAGGCCATTGAAAATAAGAAAATAATAACCGTTGAATACAATGAGCTTATGGGCGGAGGGTACCGAACCTTTGACTGTATGGAAGCTTTGGCAGATTTTCTGTATCCGGAAGCGGCAAAACAATAA
- a CDS encoding ABC transporter ATP-binding protein, with protein MELNVEDLRVNIGSTEIVKGISLKGESHKFTGLLGPNGSGKSTLLKAIYRVLKPSGGVVLMNGKDISLISEKERAKNMAVVSQFNQVSFEFTVKEIVMMGRTPHKRRLEQETIEDYEIVSDALKKVGMESYSKRKFSTLSGGEKQRIILARALAQQPKILILDEPTNHLDIKYQLQVLSIVKQLDICVVAALHDLSLASMFCDTIYMLKDGRVMGQGKPEEVITTEMIRDIYDVSASVAIDEKTGQLAIQYMIS; from the coding sequence ATGGAACTGAACGTAGAAGACTTAAGAGTGAACATAGGAAGCACAGAGATTGTAAAGGGCATATCCTTAAAGGGAGAAAGCCATAAATTTACCGGCCTTTTAGGTCCTAACGGGAGCGGAAAGTCCACGCTGTTAAAAGCAATTTACCGGGTTTTAAAGCCAAGCGGTGGAGTGGTCCTGATGAATGGAAAGGACATTTCCCTGATATCGGAAAAGGAAAGAGCCAAAAATATGGCGGTAGTATCCCAGTTTAATCAGGTGAGCTTTGAATTTACCGTGAAAGAAATTGTTATGATGGGGCGTACTCCCCATAAAAGGCGACTGGAGCAGGAGACCATAGAAGATTATGAGATCGTTTCCGATGCTCTTAAAAAAGTGGGCATGGAGTCTTACTCCAAACGAAAATTTTCCACCCTATCAGGAGGAGAAAAGCAAAGAATCATTTTAGCCAGAGCATTGGCCCAGCAGCCGAAGATTCTGATACTGGATGAGCCGACCAACCACCTGGATATCAAATATCAGCTTCAGGTGCTGTCCATTGTTAAACAGCTTGATATCTGCGTCGTGGCAGCCCTTCACGATCTTTCCCTGGCCTCCATGTTCTGCGATACCATATATATGTTAAAAGACGGACGGGTAATGGGACAGGGCAAACCAGAAGAAGTGATTACAACAGAGATGATACGGGACATTTATGATGTCAGTGCGTCGGTGGCCATTGATGAAAAGACAGGTCAGTTAGCCATTCAATATATGATTTCATGA
- a CDS encoding FecCD family ABC transporter permease, translating into MNQPISEAYIENQRSSKAFGLMLAGMVFVLLLSVVLSMSFGSMKILPSHTYAILLDKLFGIQMDPALTSRLSEVNIIWEIRFPRVILGAAVGAGLSLCGMAMQAAVQNPLAEPYILGISSGASLGATFSIMLGIGSLSWLSINASSFWGFAGALLAAFCVLMLASMGSKMTSSKLVLSGTVVNALCNALSNFIIFMAGDAQGMQSVKFWTMGSLAGAKWQNIFFPVVLTIVCFVGFLFQYRTLNTLLLGDEAAVTLGIPVAKYRRLYMVAASLLTGVLVAYCGIIGFVGLIIPHITRAVAGADHRRLTPLCTVGGAVFMIWADTFARIAVPNSELPIGIVTALIGAPFFVYILVRKSYSFREG; encoded by the coding sequence TTGAATCAACCTATTTCAGAGGCATACATAGAAAATCAAAGGAGCAGTAAGGCTTTCGGGCTGATGCTTGCGGGAATGGTATTTGTGCTCCTTTTGTCCGTTGTATTGTCCATGTCATTTGGCTCCATGAAAATATTACCGTCTCATACCTATGCAATCCTTTTGGATAAGCTTTTTGGAATACAGATGGATCCAGCTCTCACAAGTCGTCTTTCAGAGGTTAATATCATTTGGGAAATACGTTTTCCCCGGGTGATTCTCGGTGCTGCGGTGGGAGCCGGTCTTTCTCTTTGCGGTATGGCAATGCAGGCGGCGGTTCAGAACCCTTTGGCAGAGCCATATATTCTGGGAATTTCATCTGGTGCATCCTTAGGTGCCACCTTTTCCATCATGCTTGGCATCGGTTCCCTTAGCTGGCTCTCTATCAATGCCAGTTCCTTCTGGGGGTTCGCAGGCGCACTGTTAGCAGCATTTTGCGTGTTAATGCTGGCTTCTATGGGAAGTAAGATGACAAGCTCCAAGCTGGTGCTATCCGGTACGGTAGTCAATGCTCTTTGCAATGCCCTCAGCAATTTTATCATCTTTATGGCAGGTGATGCCCAGGGAATGCAGAGCGTAAAATTCTGGACCATGGGTTCTCTGGCAGGAGCAAAATGGCAGAATATCTTCTTTCCGGTTGTCCTTACCATTGTTTGTTTTGTGGGATTTCTATTTCAATACAGAACCTTAAACACCTTGCTCCTTGGGGATGAAGCAGCGGTGACCCTTGGAATTCCAGTGGCAAAGTACCGAAGGCTATATATGGTGGCGGCTTCGTTATTAACCGGAGTGCTGGTAGCCTATTGCGGTATTATCGGATTTGTTGGACTTATTATTCCACATATCACCAGAGCTGTGGCAGGTGCTGACCATCGGAGACTGACACCTCTTTGCACCGTGGGAGGTGCCGTTTTTATGATTTGGGCGGATACCTTTGCAAGAATCGCCGTTCCCAATTCAGAGCTTCCCATTGGAATTGTCACTGCACTCATTGGTGCACCGTTCTTTGTGTATATTCTGGTACGGAAAAGCTATTCCTTCCGGGAAGGATAA
- a CDS encoding helix-turn-helix domain-containing protein, translated as MSDFRTQLAEEYARFPLTIQKAASFTKVPGQVPASYETTRAAFIFPVSGKAVISFDNQTFTAVPGKVIHGCPGKKLTFYIEGDEPFCHINLYYDPFDSQGRGTDFIHSAYELEIINGAEVDDCLEELLRLSHCHDIRSRFRMNFTTQKLFDALFCSQLSKQESEELNFINEAALYIRNHYTEPLTLKEIAGHFGKRPENFSYLFHKVMGIRPIDYLIEYRLETAAGLLNENGFSVRQAAVSVGYKDEFYFSRLFKKHMGIAPSKIKSGWQTERKKL; from the coding sequence ATGTCTGATTTCCGTACCCAGTTAGCAGAAGAATATGCCAGATTTCCATTGACAATTCAAAAGGCCGCCTCCTTTACAAAGGTGCCGGGACAGGTACCGGCTTCCTATGAAACTACACGGGCAGCCTTTATCTTTCCAGTGAGCGGAAAAGCTGTTATTTCTTTTGATAATCAGACCTTTACAGCCGTACCTGGCAAAGTCATTCACGGCTGTCCTGGTAAAAAACTCACCTTTTATATTGAGGGAGACGAACCATTTTGCCATATTAATCTTTATTATGACCCATTCGATTCCCAGGGCAGGGGCACAGATTTTATTCATTCTGCCTATGAGCTTGAAATTATAAATGGAGCAGAGGTTGATGACTGCCTGGAAGAATTGCTGCGGCTCTCTCACTGCCATGATATCCGTTCCCGGTTCCGTATGAATTTTACGACTCAAAAGCTTTTCGATGCCTTATTCTGTTCTCAGCTTAGTAAACAGGAATCAGAGGAGCTTAATTTTATCAATGAGGCAGCCTTATATATTCGAAATCATTATACAGAGCCTCTGACACTTAAGGAAATCGCCGGGCATTTTGGAAAAAGACCTGAAAACTTTTCTTACTTGTTTCACAAGGTTATGGGCATTCGCCCCATTGATTACCTGATTGAATACCGGCTGGAAACAGCGGCTGGTCTGCTAAATGAAAATGGTTTCAGCGTCCGGCAGGCGGCTGTCTCTGTGGGATATAAGGACGAGTTTTATTTCAGCCGGTTATTTAAAAAGCATATGGGAATTGCTCCTAGTAAAATCAAAAGCGGATGGCAAACAGAAAGGAAGAAATTATGA
- a CDS encoding alpha/beta hydrolase encodes MNSEHVEGTHTIIETQWDDRKIYIYLPQAWKQNDSKTYPAILVQDGDQAMKALVPVLDELEALWKENKGREFILVMICPLDRLSEYTPWPAKAMATRFPDFKGKGDEYLKSLETNLLPWLLEHYRVDPDNVSLLGYSLGGLINVYALTIQDCWRHVAGICSSFWYDGWMSWLEGNSIGKGPDSIYLHYGTKEGKGKSGPMEHAARYAEETGQLLSQMLPGKVTVSNDEGGHHSLAGERYRNGLLWLNEEIGKY; translated from the coding sequence ATGAATTCAGAACATGTAGAAGGAACTCATACTATCATAGAAACCCAGTGGGATGACCGCAAGATTTATATTTATCTACCCCAGGCGTGGAAACAGAACGATAGCAAAACTTACCCAGCCATCCTTGTACAGGATGGGGATCAGGCCATGAAGGCTCTGGTACCAGTGCTCGACGAACTGGAGGCCCTGTGGAAAGAGAATAAAGGCAGGGAATTCATTCTTGTCATGATATGTCCTCTGGACCGACTCTCCGAGTATACCCCGTGGCCAGCCAAAGCCATGGCAACACGTTTTCCTGATTTCAAGGGAAAGGGAGATGAATACCTTAAGTCACTGGAAACAAATCTCCTCCCCTGGCTATTGGAACATTACAGAGTTGATCCCGATAATGTTTCATTGCTTGGTTATTCTCTGGGCGGCTTAATCAATGTATACGCCCTTACCATTCAGGATTGCTGGCGCCATGTGGCTGGAATCTGCAGTTCCTTTTGGTATGATGGCTGGATGTCGTGGCTGGAAGGAAACAGCATTGGAAAAGGGCCAGATTCTATTTACTTACATTATGGTACCAAGGAGGGGAAAGGGAAATCAGGCCCAATGGAACATGCGGCCAGATATGCAGAAGAGACTGGTCAGCTCCTGTCTCAAATGCTTCCAGGTAAGGTCACAGTCTCCAACGATGAAGGAGGACACCATTCCCTGGCTGGTGAGCGTTATCGGAATGGGTTGTTGTGGTTGAATGAGGAAATAGGCAAGTACTAA
- the tuf gene encoding elongation factor Tu: MAKAKFERNKTHCNIGTIGHVDHGKTTLTAAITKTLHERLGTGQAVAFENIDKAPEERERGITISTSHVEYETEKRHYAHVDCPGHADYVKNMITGAAQMDGAILVVAATDGVMAQTREHILLSRQVGVPYIVVFMNKCDMVDDSELLELVDMEIRELLNEYEFPGDDTPIIQGSALKALEDPTSSWGDKVLELMAAVDEWVPDPVRETDKPFLMPIEDVFSITGRGTVATGRVERGTLHVSDEVEIVGIHEETRKVVVTGIEMFRKLLDEAQAGDNIGALLRGVQRTEIERGQCLVKPGSVKCHKKFTAQVYVLTKDEGGRHTPFFNNYRPQFYFRTTDVTGVCDLPAGTEMCMPGDNVEMSVELIHPVAMEQGLRFAIREGGRTVGSGRVATIVE, translated from the coding sequence AGCTGCTATCACAAAGACACTTCACGAGAGATTAGGTACTGGACAGGCAGTAGCTTTCGAGAACATCGATAAGGCTCCAGAAGAGAGAGAGCGTGGTATCACAATTTCTACTTCTCACGTTGAGTATGAGACAGAGAAGAGACATTATGCACACGTTGACTGCCCAGGACATGCTGACTACGTTAAGAACATGATCACTGGTGCTGCTCAGATGGACGGCGCTATCTTAGTTGTAGCTGCTACCGATGGTGTTATGGCTCAGACAAGAGAGCACATCCTGCTTTCTCGTCAGGTAGGCGTTCCTTACATCGTTGTATTCATGAACAAGTGCGATATGGTTGACGATTCCGAGTTACTTGAATTAGTAGACATGGAAATCCGTGAGCTGTTAAACGAGTATGAATTCCCAGGCGATGATACACCAATCATCCAGGGTTCTGCTTTAAAGGCTCTTGAAGATCCTACAAGCTCTTGGGGCGACAAGGTTCTTGAATTAATGGCAGCAGTTGACGAGTGGGTTCCAGATCCAGTTCGTGAAACAGATAAGCCATTCTTAATGCCAATCGAGGACGTTTTCTCAATCACAGGTCGTGGTACCGTTGCTACTGGTAGAGTAGAGCGTGGTACATTACACGTATCTGATGAAGTTGAAATCGTTGGTATCCACGAAGAGACTCGTAAAGTTGTTGTAACTGGAATCGAAATGTTCCGTAAGTTACTTGACGAGGCTCAGGCTGGTGATAACATCGGTGCATTACTTCGTGGTGTTCAGAGAACTGAAATCGAAAGAGGACAGTGTCTTGTTAAACCAGGTTCTGTAAAGTGCCATAAGAAATTTACCGCTCAGGTTTACGTTTTAACAAAAGATGAAGGTGGACGTCATACTCCTTTCTTCAACAACTACAGACCTCAGTTCTACTTCAGAACAACTGACGTTACTGGTGTTTGTGATTTACCAGCTGGCACAGAGATGTGTATGCCTGGCGATAACGTAGAAATGTCTGTTGAACTGATTCACCCAGTAGCTATGGAGCAGGGTCTCCGTTTCGCTATCCGTGAAGGTGGACGTACAGTAGGTTCAGGTAGAGTTGCTACTATCGTTGAATAA